In the Deltaproteobacteria bacterium genome, one interval contains:
- a CDS encoding HAMP domain-containing protein, with translation MRRCGCGHSGNSGHSGHSHGRHGCRHGRGGAGVHAGCGAHAPRARLRRRIFAWFGLSILVTGLTAGLLVHALQPGRSFGWHEEVRRVEAFLGGEFARRWEEPAARDALAASLADHLALAVRLEDAGGRTLLTRGGACEGARWKLALRDGARELGRVEVCAGAARRRGFWRMGVAFVAAGLVLWGAAGLIARRLTRSLSRVAQVAEEIGAGRLSSRVELHCREPDEVGQLATTINEMAARIEAQLREQRELLAAVSHELRTPLARLRVLAELLREGAATPERLEQLDREVTEMDALVGELLASARVDFQALSAREVLAAEVARDALERASQPADRLEVAETGLRLQADPTLLARALANLIENAERHGGGLARLRVRLDGQGVCFEAEDQGPGLPPGEEQRLFEPFYRRPSRAADGGSLGLGLALVARIAQAHGGRAFARNLEGGGAVVGFVLPGSGAERA, from the coding sequence GTGAGGCGCTGCGGCTGCGGCCACTCCGGCAACTCCGGCCACTCCGGACACTCTCACGGTCGGCATGGGTGCAGGCACGGTCGGGGTGGGGCGGGCGTCCATGCCGGGTGCGGCGCTCACGCTCCGCGCGCTCGCCTGCGCCGGCGCATCTTCGCCTGGTTCGGGCTCTCGATCCTGGTCACGGGTCTCACCGCCGGGCTGCTGGTCCACGCGCTGCAACCCGGTCGGAGCTTCGGCTGGCACGAGGAGGTGCGGCGCGTGGAGGCGTTCCTCGGCGGCGAATTCGCTCGTCGCTGGGAGGAGCCGGCTGCGCGCGATGCCCTGGCGGCCTCGCTCGCCGACCACCTGGCGCTGGCCGTGCGCCTCGAGGACGCGGGGGGGCGCACGCTTCTCACGCGCGGGGGTGCGTGCGAGGGAGCGCGCTGGAAGCTCGCGCTCCGCGACGGCGCGCGGGAGCTCGGGCGCGTGGAGGTCTGTGCCGGGGCGGCGCGACGACGAGGCTTCTGGCGCATGGGGGTGGCCTTCGTCGCGGCCGGGCTCGTCCTGTGGGGGGCCGCGGGGCTCATCGCGCGACGGCTGACCCGCTCGCTCTCGCGCGTGGCGCAGGTGGCGGAGGAGATCGGGGCCGGCCGGCTGTCGAGCCGCGTGGAGCTCCACTGCCGCGAGCCCGACGAGGTGGGGCAGCTCGCGACGACGATCAACGAGATGGCGGCGCGCATCGAGGCCCAGCTCCGCGAGCAGCGGGAGCTTTTGGCGGCGGTCTCGCACGAGCTGCGCACGCCGCTCGCACGCCTGCGCGTGCTGGCCGAGCTCCTGCGCGAGGGGGCGGCGACGCCCGAGCGCCTCGAGCAGCTCGACCGCGAGGTGACCGAGATGGACGCGCTTGTCGGGGAGCTGCTGGCCAGCGCGCGGGTGGACTTTCAGGCGCTGAGCGCGCGCGAGGTGCTGGCCGCCGAGGTGGCCCGCGACGCGCTCGAGCGGGCCAGCCAGCCGGCCGACCGTCTCGAGGTCGCGGAGACGGGGCTGCGGCTTCAGGCCGACCCGACGCTCCTCGCCCGGGCGCTCGCGAACCTGATCGAGAACGCCGAGCGGCACGGGGGCGGCCTCGCGCGGCTCCGGGTGCGCCTCGACGGCCAGGGGGTCTGCTTCGAGGCCGAGGACCAGGGGCCGGGGCTCCCGCCCGGGGAGGAGCAGCGCCTCTTCGAGCCCTTCTATCGACGGCCGTCGCGCGCGGCCGACGGCGGGTCGCTCGGCCTCGGGCTGGCTCTCGTGGCCCGTATCGCCCAGGCGCACGGCGGTCGGGCCTTCGCGCGGAACCTGGAAGGGGGCGGCGCGGTCGTGGGCTTCGTCCTGCCGGGGAGCGGGGCGGAGCGGGCATAG
- a CDS encoding response regulator transcription factor, whose amino-acid sequence MALRVLLIDDDRRLYELLADYLGQNGVELSHAPDGATGLRTLEGGAFEAVLLDVMMPGIDGLEVCRRIRTKSQVPVLMLTAKGDETDRVVGLELGADDYLPKPFSPRELLARMRAVLRRASPQAVAERLQVAALAIDVGTREVTVAGTPVSLTGLEFDLLLALARRAGRVVPREALLGAAGREDVVVSERAVDVHISHLRQKLGDDPRAPRLIKTVRGVGYVLSKEPA is encoded by the coding sequence ATGGCCTTGCGGGTGCTTCTCATCGACGACGATCGGCGGCTCTACGAGCTCCTCGCCGACTACCTCGGACAGAACGGGGTGGAGCTCTCGCACGCGCCGGACGGCGCGACGGGGCTTCGAACGCTCGAGGGGGGCGCCTTCGAGGCCGTGCTGCTCGACGTGATGATGCCGGGCATCGACGGGCTCGAGGTCTGCCGGCGGATCCGGACGAAGAGCCAGGTGCCGGTGCTGATGCTCACTGCCAAGGGGGACGAGACGGACCGGGTGGTGGGGCTCGAGCTCGGGGCCGACGATTACCTGCCCAAGCCCTTCAGCCCGCGGGAGCTGCTGGCCCGCATGCGCGCCGTCCTGCGGCGGGCGAGTCCCCAGGCGGTGGCGGAGCGGCTCCAGGTCGCGGCGCTGGCCATCGACGTCGGCACCCGCGAGGTGACGGTCGCGGGGACGCCGGTGAGCCTGACGGGCCTCGAGTTCGATCTCTTGCTGGCGCTCGCGCGACGGGCGGGGCGGGTCGTGCCGCGGGAGGCGCTGCTCGGCGCTGCGGGGCGCGAGGACGTGGTGGTGAGCGAGCGGGCCGTGGACGTGCACATCTCGCACCTGCGGCAGAAGCTGGGTGACGACCCGAGGGCGCCGCGGCTGATCAAGACGGTGCGCGGCGTGGGCTACGTGCTCTCGAAGGAGCCCGCGTGA
- a CDS encoding periplasmic heavy metal sensor, with translation MLGFLIGTISLVGLVKVLRGGCGRGHCHGHGHGHGRCGGHRHRCHHGGGHGGFGPRRWLNGLFDRLGTSAAQEKVIVEAAEEVRRAAEKVGAEVRQTRPNLASALRSETLDATELRQVFARAEVELKELPDALAEAVVKIHAVLDESQRQRLARWLESGGRFAFFGGGPYRNCA, from the coding sequence ATGCTGGGATTTCTCATCGGGACAATCAGCTTGGTAGGGCTCGTGAAGGTGCTGCGCGGAGGCTGCGGCCGCGGGCACTGCCACGGGCACGGTCATGGGCACGGACGATGCGGCGGGCACCGGCATCGCTGCCATCATGGCGGCGGCCACGGAGGCTTCGGTCCGAGGCGCTGGCTGAACGGCCTCTTCGACCGGCTGGGCACGAGCGCGGCGCAGGAGAAAGTGATCGTGGAGGCGGCCGAGGAGGTGCGCCGGGCGGCGGAGAAGGTGGGCGCGGAGGTCAGACAGACGCGACCGAACCTGGCGTCCGCGCTGCGGTCCGAAACGCTGGACGCGACCGAGCTCCGGCAGGTCTTCGCGCGGGCCGAGGTGGAGCTGAAGGAGCTCCCCGACGCGCTGGCCGAGGCGGTGGTGAAGATCCACGCGGTGCTGGACGAGAGTCAGCGGCAGCGCCTCGCGCGCTGGCTCGAGTCGGGCGGTCGCTTCGCCTTCTTCGGCGGCGGACCGTACCGGAACTGCGCGTAG